AGCAATAGGCACTGGGATTGTTGgagtggggatggtggtgggtggtaaggattgaaaaactacctttcACATATTACCTCAGTGGCATGCAATTCACCCATGtaacaaatatacacatataaaccttgaacctaaaataagagtagaaaaaaataatgataaaagaaaaaatgaaagaaaaggaaattttggACAATAAATAATAGATACAAACACCAAGTTTTCTCTTGTGGATTAAATGTGTTTATTAGGTCAGCAGAGAAACAAACTGCAGCATGAAAGTCATCAAAGGAGTCACTGTGACACCATCATCCTGATAAAAGGAGAAGTGACAGGTGAACTTCACCTTATCCCACTTCATGATGGAAACTCAGGGTATTTTTGGGTTACCTGGTAGGTCAACAACAGATCACATTACACTTCCACGGCAGGATATCATCAATCAAGGGAAAGGCTCAGAGCATGTGGGCTTCAGAATTGGCGAATCCCAATGTCACAGGATAGAGGGTGAGAGTCTCCCATGGTGTCCTCAATAGTAGTGGCCAAAGCTGGAGCCGGAGCCAGAGCCAGATCTGCATCTATAGCCACAGCCACAGAAGAAGCAGGAGTCATAGCCatagccacagccacagccatgGCTCAGGCCTCCATAGCCACAGCCACAGAAGGGGCCAGAGCCACAGCCCAGGCCTCCATAGCCACAGCCACAGAAggagccacagccacagcccaGGCCTCCATAGCCACAGCCACAGAAGGAGCCACAGCCACGGCCCAGGCCTCCATAGCCACAGCCACAGGAGGAGCCACAGCCACGGCCCAGGCCTCCGTAGCCACAGCCACAGGAGGAGCCACAGCCACGGCCCAGGCCTCCGTGGCCACAGCCACAGGAGGAGCCACAGCCACGGCCCAGGCCTCCGTGGCCACAGCCACAGGAGGAGCCACAGCCACGGCCCAGGCCTCCGTAGCCACAGCCACAGGAGGAGCCACAGCCATGGCCCAGGCCTCCATAGCCACAGTCACAGGAGGAAGCCACAGCCACGGCCCAGGCCTCCGTAGCCACAGCCACAGGAGGAGCCATAGCCACGGCCCAGGCCTCCATAACCACAGCCACAGAAAGAGCCATAGCCACAGCCCAGTCCTCCATAGCCACAATCCAGGCCTCCATAGCCACAGCCCAGGCCTCTGTAGCCATAGCACCCATAGCCAAGGCTGCCATCGTATTTCTGTAGTAGTTACCACACATGGTGTTGGTTGTTGAGGTTGTCCTTGGGTAGGAAGGAGTGTAGGTGACTTCAGTATCGACATTTCCCCTGCAGAGGGCCTTTTATATGCCTCAGTGAATCAGAACATAGTGTGCCCCTGCAAAAATATCTCTAAAGACCTTTCATTGTGCTGAGAAGTTCTGGCCCTTACTTATCTCTCTGATTTCCTATCCTACTACTCTCCTCCATTTATCTATAATGCTCAAACTCCACTgactttttgacttttaaaatgcaGCAGGTTTCTTCTCACAATAAGGCCCTGGCCTCTGCACTTACTGATTTCTCTTTCTTAGAATAATACCAAGAATATTTGACTATTTGAATATTTCTATTCAATTGAAATGTTAACTTCCCAGAGATACTTTTAATGGCCACCTTATATTAATTAGTCTACCTCCAGTAACTGAATTtaatgtaactccgtgagttgtaTTATCCTCACAGGATTCTTCACTGTTAGAatctatttcattcatttttaaaatcagtctcTCTACCCCTTCTGTCTCAGTTGTAACCTCCAGAAAGTGGAGACTTTGCCTATTTTGTTCATCTGCTCAATCTGCATTTCTTataacagtgcctgacacagcaGATTCTTAATAAAGATTTGATGAATTAGTGAAAAAATAACCAATGAATGACGTGATGCAACTTTCTATACTCAAATTCTGTGTTGAATAATCACCATCTTTGTTCTATGCTTGGGGTAACTGGGGATAAATTCATGTACTCTGGGATCCTTTTGGATCATATGCAAACCAGTGGAGGAATTTatcacagtgattttttttctgctttgagaATCCATGCCTTTTCTAATTGTTAAGGTGGTGGTATATATCCACTAACGTTTATGAACTACTGTGTGCGGTTCCGCAGTTCTGATTATATGCTCTACTTACCTCTTATTGATACGATACCTCGCTAGTCTCATATTGATCTACAAAGTATGATCCCTATGTTGATCATTGGTAGTTCTGCTACATTTAAGAGtagcaaatgaatgaatatgcactattatttgtttatattttattctcattgctTTATCATAATTAATGACTCGTAAttcattaataatatttaataagtaGATGGAATAAACATGATAAATTATCACAGGGAGCTTCATAGAAAGTCAACTCTCATAATTAAGGCTATCACTAGAATGCATTTGGGCCAGAAATGTAGTTTTCAAGATGTTATTCTATCCAAGTcaccactttaaaaaatagtaacaggAATTCTGCTAGAAGATGAAAAGTATCTTTACAATACTTTTGGAAATTtggaattaatatattttaaaataagcaaattcattcaatataaaaagaagttaaaatatgtgaatataaTGTGTCAGGAGAGGAAAACATGAATATTGAGACATGGTGGGTAATTGTTTGTAATTGCCTTCTCAGATGCAAAGAGAACACCACAACTACTAATATAACCAAAGTGAGGATGATGGAAGAGGAAAAACTTTACTACTCCAAGAACATAAACTAAGTATGAacttggaagaaaatttttaGTCCTAttgattaagaaataaattaatcaaaacaTACAGACATATTTGCAAGTAAATCTAGACATTTTCATCAGCTTCCTCACTACATAGCCAATCTTCCCTAAGGTTGCCACAGAAGGCTATGGCTCCTTCTGTGGCTGTGGCTATGGAGGCTTGGGCCTGGCCACTCTGTGGTTTGAAGACTGCATTTATGGAGGTAGAGGAGgatattggaaaagaaaaaagaaatgtttcaagAGGCAGGAAATACAAGCTTTATGTGATCACGCGGAAGCGAATCATCAAGTTTAAGTTGGGATTTTCAGTAAGCAAAAGCCACAAAATTAAGAGAATATCTCCTTAAGGCTCATGATTTTACTTGTTAGCATCCTGacacatagcaatattaatattttcttggaCATATGGCTAAGAGATTCTTGAGATCTTTTTTAATCTTAATGCAAATTAGTTGTGAGAATGAGTCTAATGTAGATTGTGGTTTGCTTCACATATAACTCAGGTTGGATAAACTAATTTGTGCAAATCAGGGGAGTCAAATTTCAGAAACTACTGTCTGCTCAATTGAACTTCCAACTTCTGACACCATGTGCTACTACCACAACTATTACGGTAGCCTGGACTATGGCTGCAGCTATGGCTCTGAATATGGTGACTCTGGTTATGCCTGCAACTTTCCAAGCTCCTATGGAAGGTTCCTACTGGCTCCTACAAAGAAATTCCAATTGCCAGTCACTTTGAGTCATTTTCTTGTGATGCGCTAATTGCATCAACAGGGTTGTTTATGGATTAATTATTGTCTGTCCAATTTTAACTAAATCTAATTATTGATTACCAGAGGTCATATTTGCATTGAATTGGTGAAATTTCCCACCGGTTAGTAGGAAAATCCTCTGATATGTTGTtacttttatgtgtttgtttatatctATTATAATATTAACAATTTCCATGCAGGAAAACttataaatttgcattttaataaatatgatcACTTTCACAATATGTATTGCttatcacatttattcatttctctttatcatttgtgtatctgtgtgtgtgtgtgtgtgtgtgaaagagagagagaaaaagggagaaacagagagagtgAAATTGCTACCTGTGGCTATTTTAGTTAGTGACGTGACAAAACAGGCAAGGCATGACTGATGTTTTTCCAACAATGTTTGTATAAAAGTATTTTCAAGTGCAGTTTCAAGAATACTGTCCTCTATATTGATCTAATGCaagtttcattttagaaaaattcaaTGTTTGACCTAGGTAATTGGCAAAACCAGTAGCACTATTACCCACCAAGCTATTTTCTATTGCAATTTTCTCTCTCCTAATAGTCTACATTTAAACACGTGCTTCTGTACTGATATAACTCCAGCCCTGCATTGGGTACTCTGACCTCTTTTCACTCACTCTTGTAGATGAGAATCCTCTATATGAAGCTGATTGGTATGCCTGATAATCCTGTGTTTCCACAGCAAAGATTACCTCATTTATAGGTCTAAATGACTCTTTTGAGTTCTTCTAACTCTGATCATCTTCTAGCAGAATTcctgttactattttttaaagtggtgACTTGGATAGAATAACATCTTGAAAACCACATTTCTGGCCCAAATGCATTCTGGTGATACCCTTAATTATGAGAGTTGACCTATTTCTGTGAAGCTCCCTGTGATAATTTATCATGTTTATTCCATCcacttattaaatattattaatgaaTTACGAGTCATTAATTATGATAAagcaatgagaataaaatataaacaaataatagtagatattcattcatttgctaCTCTTACATGTAGCAGAACTACCAATGATCAACGTAGGGATCACACTTTGTGACCAATATGAGTCGAGCGAAGTATCTCCTCGGCCCCCAAGTGCAGGCTTTCTGAAAGGAAACCGAAGTAAAAACACTGTATTACtgtccattccttccttcctggaGTGAGAAAGTCAATCCAATAGCAGTTCCAACCCGACCTGCCCCATCAGTGACTGGACAGAGAAGTTGGTGATCATTCCtctggtaaaaaaagaaaataagagggaAGTGATTCCATTTTAACTAAGATATAGCTTGGGCCTCTGCTCATTATTTGCATAAATTATCCCATTTAATGGACTAGCAAacttaaatgttaaacattttaatttctattgcAGTCATGCTAAATTAAATCAACTTTTAGAAAGGTAAAACTGAAAGATTGTTGGTGAAATTGTGCAGGATTGAAAATTTGTGTTTATTCCTGTACACAATTCTTGATACAAGTTAGTGCTCTCGTATCAAGACTGATGGAGGCCACTATACTTTGTATAGTATTTCATAATTATTAACTTATTGTGCAAATGGGTATCAATGCATTCATTGTGGCAGTTTGGAACACCagatttaaaatcaataaaacattatatatcaAAAATGATACAACATGCATATTGGTACTAAATATACACACCttatgttgttatttatttagaGTTACGGGAAgttcaaaaaaagaacaaactaatcaGTAATAAAAGTGAGACTAGCGGTACCTCTGGGCAGG
This Macaca mulatta isolate MMU2019108-1 chromosome 3, T2T-MMU8v2.0, whole genome shotgun sequence DNA region includes the following protein-coding sequences:
- the KRTAP22-2 gene encoding keratin-associated protein 22-2, producing MCYYHNYYGSLDYGCSYGSEYGDSGYACNFPSSYGRFLLAPTKKFQLPVTLSHFLVMR